The following nucleotide sequence is from Nitrospinota bacterium.
AAAAAGCTGGATGGTGAAAACGGGGCGCTCATCGAAAATCGGCCAGGCTATCCGCCCGATGGATCGTGTCGGGCTATACGTTCCGGGAGGGACGGCTGCCTACCCATCGTCGGTGATCATGAACGCTGTACCCGCACTCGTAGCCGGGGTAAAGGAGATTGTCGTCTCCTCCCCCCCTTCGCCGGAAGGAAAAATAAACCCCGCGGTGCTCTTCTCCGCCTCTCTCTGCGGAATAAAGGAGTTCTACACCATCGGAGGCGCCCAGGCTGTCGCCGCCTTGGCTTACGGCACAAAGAGCATCAAGAAGGTAGACAAGATAACCGGCCCCGGAAACGCCTGGGTTGCCGAAGCGAAAAGACAGGTATTTGGACAGGTCGATATCGATATGGTCGCCGGGCCGAGCGAGATATGCGTCATAGCCGATGATTCGGCAAATCCGGCGTGGGTGGCGGCGGACCTCCTCTCCCAGGCGGAACACGACCCCCTTTCATGGACGATCCTCGTCTCAACCTCAGACGCGCTCATCGCCAAAGTCTCCGCCGAAGTGGAAAAACAGGTTGAGGGGCTGAAACGAAAGGATATCGCAAGGAAATCGCTTGCCGGGAGATCGTACGCCGTAAAGGTGAAATCTTTGACTGAAGCTGTCGACATCGCCAACAGATTCGCCTCTGAACACCTTGAGCTTTACTGCAAAGGGGCGTCGAAACTTGCCAAACAGATAAAACATGCCGGGGCGATTTTCATCGGCGGTTACTCCCCTGAGGTGCTGGGGGATTACATGGCGGGACCTAACCATATCCTCCCTACCGCGGGGTCGGCAAGGTTCTTCTCCCCGCTGGGCGCGTACGATTTCGTTAAGAAGTCGTCAATCATCGAATATTCAAAGGAAGATTTCCTGAAGATAGCCGATGAGGTGGCCCTCTTTGCGGAATCCGAAGGGCTGGAGGGGCATGCTAAATCGGCAAAGATAAGGAGCACCGGGAAAGCAAAATAAAGCGCGGCCAAGGGCGGCAGATGCCGTCCCTGGCCTGATAAAGCTCCCCCTACTTGTTCGATACCATTAAAGCGCCGTCTATACCACAGAGCTTCCTGTCACCTTTTACAGGTTCGTCGTGGCAGGAGTTGCATACGCTTGTCGGCTCGCCAATTGTCTTGCCGGAAGCTATGCTGAGGAGCTGCAGACCACCATCCTCAACCGCCCCGTCGCTGTCGCGATACCTGAGCGAAAGAATGGCGTATTTGCCGTCGGGCGTTGACATAACTCCGTGGTTTTCAACGGCAACCTTGGAGCCGCCTATCTCCTCGGTGTTGACTATCGGTTCTGCCTTAAGATCCTTCGCGTTGAAGGCGACAAAGCGATCTACGCCAGCTTGGAAGATCATCTTGCCGTCGGGCGTCCAGTCCGACCTGAATGCCATCGAGCCACCGGATGGGGTTACTCCCGAAAGCGAACCGGATGAAATTATGCTTCCGCTGTTTACATTGCCGGAAACAACATCATCCATTTTCAGCAAATAGGTATCCCACGCGCCAATCTGATCCCCCTTTTTCCCGCCGCCACCTTCGGTTCTGCAAACGGCTACATAGAGGGTTTTCCCGTCAGGACTGCTGCTGCCATGCGAAAAGATGTAGTTATCGTCGCTACCGCGAAAATCCTTGATCATCGTCCTCTTGAAATCCTTCCCGGACATCAGATCCATGCCGTTAACCATTTTGGTTTTCGGGATGGCGTCGATGTAGGCCGGATGACTCATGGTAAGAGGAACGTGATATTCCGCGGTCTGCCCCGAACCGCAGTAGATGATCCCTATTTTCGCTTCGGGATCCTCCTTGTTCACGTCTACGGTAACATCCACTCTGGAGTTGTCGGCAAGATTGATGTACCCTGCGTGCGCCTTGCCGTTATTCTTCCCCTCGGTGCCATCAGCAACAATTGTGGAGTAAAAGAGCTTGGTGTTGTCGGGGCTCAAACGCACATCGTGCAAAACATGTGTCTTATTCGGTGCGAGCGCCTCTCCCTTCTTTTGCTGAATTGACGCGTCTGAAACCAGTATCCTTTTCAGTTTGGTCACCGTGATGGGATTCATCGTATTGGATGGGTCTATGACCACAGAAGCCTTGGCAATATGCCCGCCGTTTGTGCCCGCTATATAGATGGTGCCCGAATATACGCTGTTCTCCGCGGCCGGACCGGAACTCGCGCAACCGCCAAGCAGAAGAGAAGCGAAGAGTGCAAATGAAATGGCCAGCGAGCCAGGAAGAAACCATCTCAATTGCGTTTTGGATTTGGAATGAATCATAAAATGCCCTCCTTGACTGAAAACGACAATTAATTTGAAGAAAATCTGTCCAGTCAATATTCCTATGTATAAAACTACGCCTTATTAACCAAATACTCAATATAAAAATTCCTCTTACCATGCAGGTGCAAAACCATCGGCATGTACGCATGGCTAGTATATCTAATTGATATATTTGCCTTTATGCCGCCGGTTAGCTATCGAAAATGAGGCAAGTTAAGGTGCGCCTACCTATCCAATCCCCCGCTTGCTCCCGAATATGTTGTATTTGCGACCCTATTATGGTAAAAGTTCGTTCTTTAACATAACTTTGCTCCGTCGCCTGTCGGCGGGGCTATAACCAAAAAGGAGTGGAAATTGCCCAATAAACAGTACGAGATGGTCTTTATCACAGACCCCGAAAAATCGGAAGATCAGCAAAAAGAGATAACGGAATCTATCAAGAACCACATCACAAATGCCGGCGGCAACGTCGAAACCGTTGAGCAATGGGGTAAAAAAAGGCTCGCGTATACCGTTAAAAAACAGCGGTATGGCTACTACACACTGTTTCACTTCACAGCCGAGGCGAATACCATCGCAGAGCTTGAGCTTTCACTGAAACATAATGAATCCATCCTCAAATGGATCATGCTCAACCGCCACCCTCAGTCGGTAACGAAACCGCCTGTAGGCGAAACGGTTTCACAATCGTATTACGATAACGATAGATAGGAATCAATTATGGCGAGCCTCAACAAGGTTTTTCTGATAGGCAACCTGACGCGCGATCCGGAACTGCGGTATATCCCTTCGGGACAGGCCGTAGCCACGCTTGGATTGGCCGTAAACAACAGATACGGCAAGGGTGAGGATCAGAAGGACGACGTTCTGTTCATCGATGTTACCGTTTGGGCCAAATCCGCCGAAAACTGCGCGGAGTACCTTAGCAAGGGTAGCCCTGTATTTATCGAGGGGCGGCTGAAATTCAGAACATGGGAACAGGACGGGCAGAAGAGGTCAAAGATAGACGTAACCGCCACTTCGGTACAGTTTCTGCCACAGGGTGGCAAACAGGGTGGCAGTGGCAAAACAAACAACGCCGAGGGGTATGATGACGCACCCCCGGTAGACGATGATGATGTTCCCTTTTAACCAGGGATGATTTTGGAGAAATAAAATGGCAAGACCGGTAATGAAGAAAAAGAGAAAAAAAGTATTCCTGCAGAAAAAAACATGCCGCTTCTGTGCGGATAAAATAACCTATATCGACTACAAGGATGTAAAAACATTGCGCACGCTGACAACCGAACGCGGAAAGGTCATTCCGGGACGCGTATCGGGGAACTGCGCAAAACACCAGAGGGCGGTTACAAGAGCTATCAAGATCGCCCGAAACATAGCCCTTTTACCCTTTACCATAGAGTTATAGGGCGCTTCCCCCTGCTAGGGAAGTACCTGATGGAAACGGTGGAGATACTATGAATCAGCCGGAACATAACACCGGCGGCGCCGAGCCGGATAGGGTCATCGGAAATCCGAATCCCGTGTTCGGCCTGCTTGTCGCGCCGTTGCTGAGCTTTGCGATGTACATTGCCGTCTTTTTAATCCCTGTGCTGGGATTTGCGATAAACATGCTTGCGCCGCTTCCGATGATCTATTACTTCTTCACTCACGGCAGACAGCCTATGTATTTTGCATTGATCCTCTCCGCATTGGCCTCGGCAATTGTCCTTGGCACTTTGATGGAAGATTCTGGGTTCGGCCTACGCATGGGGCTCTTTTATCTTCTCTCGCACGGATTGGTTGCCGTTCTGATCTCGGAAATGATCTTGAGGCGCGATGACATGGAGAAAACCGTCTTTACCGCCACGTTCATCCCGATGATTGTCACAGGATTGGTATTCATCGCCATATCACCGGTTTCACTCGGCGAACTCTACGTTTCACTCCTTGAAAAGACAAGATTGATGCTTGGAGAAACCGTAGTAGCGTATCAAAACGCCGGGATTCCGCCTGAACAGACCCAGATGCTGAGCCAGAATATCGAGGAAACGTCGATGTGGATAGTAAAACTGATACCGACGACCAGCGTAATAGGCTACCTGTTGCTTGCGATGTTGAATTACTATGGATACAAGAGGATTCAGAAAAGGTTTCCCTTTCTCCCTTCAACCGTGAGGTCAACCTTAAGCAAATGGTACCCTCCTGACAAAACCGTATACGTTTTTATCGCTGGCGCGCTGGCGGTCTTTTTCTTCAACGGAATCCTTGGATCGATCGGGGTAAATGTGGTGCTTATACTGATAAGCCTGTACTCCCTTGCCGGCATGGCGGTAGTTCAATTTTTCCTTGAAAAATACAATGTCGTATTGTTCTTGCGACTTCTGGCATATTCGATAATAATAGTACAGCCGTTTTTCCTGAGCATGGTTGCGGGGCTTGGCCTTTTCGACCTCTGGTTTGATTTCAGGAAAATACGAAACAATGTTGAAAATCATGGTGTTTAGTCACACCAGAGGAGGAATAAAATGGAAGTAATTTTAAAAGAAGACGTGGAAAAACTTGGTGACGCGGGCCAGAATGTAAAAGTCGCGGATGGTTATGCGCGCAACTATCTTCTGCCGCAGGGGCTCGCCGTAAAAGCCACCGCCTCGGCGATTGAGATAATCAAGGAACATATGAAGGCAAGGGCAAAACGGCTTGCTGAACAGAAAACCGACGCTGAAAAAATGGCCGCTGAAATGGGCAAGATCACTCTTGTATTCGTCAGACGCACCGCCGACGAGGGGCGCCTGTACGGCTCAGTAACCCCTTCCGAAATCGGCAACGCCATCATCGAAAAGGGATTTGCCATCGATAAAAGGAAAGTGGTCATGGACCTGCCTATCAAAAAGGTGGGCGAACACAAGGTTTCAATTAAACTTCATCCTGAAGTCAGGGCAGTAGTTACCGTTATCGTCAATGCAGAAGAGGTAGATCAGGCAGAGATCGCCGAAAGAGCAAGGCTGATGGAAGAAGCGGAGCTTGCCGAGAAAAAAGAACGTCAGGAAATGGAAGAAAACAGAGAAGAATAAACATTAACCGCCGGTTCTTTTTTCATAAATGGAGCCGGCGGTTAGTTAATTTTCCGCCCTGAATCGCGTTCACTGATAAAATTAATTGATTCTCTTTCCATTTTTGATTATCTTCTCTACTGGCTTTCCATTTTTACGTTTCCTGTTATTGCTAAACGTAAAGGTGGCGATGTTTCATGCTTCAAAATACCCAGGGATAACTTGAAGGATGAAATGGGGAACATCTGAAATT
It contains:
- the rpsF gene encoding 30S ribosomal protein S6, with product MPNKQYEMVFITDPEKSEDQQKEITESIKNHITNAGGNVETVEQWGKKRLAYTVKKQRYGYYTLFHFTAEANTIAELELSLKHNESILKWIMLNRHPQSVTKPPVGETVSQSYYDNDR
- the ssb gene encoding single-stranded DNA-binding protein, with amino-acid sequence MASLNKVFLIGNLTRDPELRYIPSGQAVATLGLAVNNRYGKGEDQKDDVLFIDVTVWAKSAENCAEYLSKGSPVFIEGRLKFRTWEQDGQKRSKIDVTATSVQFLPQGGKQGGSGKTNNAEGYDDAPPVDDDDVPF
- the rpsR gene encoding 30S ribosomal protein S18, with protein sequence MARPVMKKKRKKVFLQKKTCRFCADKITYIDYKDVKTLRTLTTERGKVIPGRVSGNCAKHQRAVTRAIKIARNIALLPFTIEL
- the rplI gene encoding 50S ribosomal protein L9, with translation MEVILKEDVEKLGDAGQNVKVADGYARNYLLPQGLAVKATASAIEIIKEHMKARAKRLAEQKTDAEKMAAEMGKITLVFVRRTADEGRLYGSVTPSEIGNAIIEKGFAIDKRKVVMDLPIKKVGEHKVSIKLHPEVRAVVTVIVNAEEVDQAEIAERARLMEEAELAEKKERQEMEENREE
- the hisD gene encoding histidinol dehydrogenase encodes the protein MKILDTGSADFNKQFAPLENRFDGGSAGKEITATVERIIADIRNRGDEALFEYTQKFDGVRLTAESVKVPAGTMKKAGDSLPPKLKSAIKTAFDNVKKFHKRQVEKSWMVKTGRSSKIGQAIRPMDRVGLYVPGGTAAYPSSVIMNAVPALVAGVKEIVVSSPPSPEGKINPAVLFSASLCGIKEFYTIGGAQAVAALAYGTKSIKKVDKITGPGNAWVAEAKRQVFGQVDIDMVAGPSEICVIADDSANPAWVAADLLSQAEHDPLSWTILVSTSDALIAKVSAEVEKQVEGLKRKDIARKSLAGRSYAVKVKSLTEAVDIANRFASEHLELYCKGASKLAKQIKHAGAIFIGGYSPEVLGDYMAGPNHILPTAGSARFFSPLGAYDFVKKSSIIEYSKEDFLKIADEVALFAESEGLEGHAKSAKIRSTGKAK
- a CDS encoding YybS family protein is translated as MNQPEHNTGGAEPDRVIGNPNPVFGLLVAPLLSFAMYIAVFLIPVLGFAINMLAPLPMIYYFFTHGRQPMYFALILSALASAIVLGTLMEDSGFGLRMGLFYLLSHGLVAVLISEMILRRDDMEKTVFTATFIPMIVTGLVFIAISPVSLGELYVSLLEKTRLMLGETVVAYQNAGIPPEQTQMLSQNIEETSMWIVKLIPTTSVIGYLLLAMLNYYGYKRIQKRFPFLPSTVRSTLSKWYPPDKTVYVFIAGALAVFFFNGILGSIGVNVVLILISLYSLAGMAVVQFFLEKYNVVLFLRLLAYSIIIVQPFFLSMVAGLGLFDLWFDFRKIRNNVENHGV